The Megalops cyprinoides isolate fMegCyp1 chromosome 19, fMegCyp1.pri, whole genome shotgun sequence genome has a window encoding:
- the cramp1 gene encoding protein cramped-like isoform X1 produces the protein MVKRKKISSVPEEHENGMTVKQGGGSGDEGVKKLSRKLEGCEEEESGEQGSEDRSTKRDGEEIPNPTPTGPSSSAPILSTSTPSLHAPCSEPQPQTSSTSVPQSQDQHHFLRSSVRPPSKRLRKDAIAAATNGHSGAKGKGAENGASVSVSCAQSGVPVGSASGASKSAPRNLGPSDKEEAGGSQKKVRRQWESWSTEDKNTFFEGLYEHGKDFEAIQNNIALKYKKKGKPASMVKNKEQVRHFYYRTWHKISKYIDFSNVYSRVLKKSSQELYGLICFAELRKKVGGLMDDKNAAKLNELIQHGATTVRSKGRNLRIKAPMCRALKKLCDPDGVSDEEDQKPVRLPLKVPVELQPRSNHSWTRVQSLAHNPRLRMVVELHRKVSSLIEFLKQKWTVQDHRIRKSLEEQEALQGQEKPRWGEEREELFLYPAESSTLTPLPGVARVVHSKAFCTVHWLESGKCRPSAKDLPPAAQILGIQAAPRGPGRQSRAGGGETRRGEGPAAEGAEDAVAGGADDKNKSSSSPSQNTPPVLPPAVPPGPGPADSDPPRPEGQSGLGEGVGLRGSGGDLAVRDSQEKDPGLQVKGALSTEHCLSPKKDPPTSLRALGSPAPCGEERTSGVYLSPERPTAPTETLPPHLPAEGCTKEDGTPEPGGPDPPRGRAGSGAAGKEESGGGAAAGGRPPQQIREEGWSVHSAENVTLAELYLMLGKPGKLQLEYEWQPVSWEDGRPQPCPRPHPATHRVLRCLLRLVSSEVNPKPVPELCSIATSPLKPPSEEQSLTPPGKTLTLGVRSPSCGRHQASLRGAKLLSPSAGSSGARNLPRSLLVPTGDADSGIFAIPTTLPPNSRHGKMFSPNKEAELAFRQQLDSISMQSDIFLPKQRKFRSRHLRKPLVVQRTLLPRTTGDTPQHVCSFSILSNSSAAGTGSFRPIQPSLPSASRPLLPKTTLLSSTPSNQLSSTIDLAAKSAGIIPGSPCRDLQGPAVESPLLTAETVSADSGGDRLHQDPVPIESTEVTLRNGVPPPSPSGDTDSLLSPPSVASLLDISLPGPPEEVLSQGEPATHISDSIIELAINSAHYGDTPSLSPAKLNGIDGSKNLPSPVSSPPRNWIASPTHDPQWYPSDSTDSSLGCLLSSLISPEKERKMLLTPSGPSSGTSLLGPSLLDSNSHDSFHSRGLADVGEVDSQLACMMNESSVDYIARFNDLAQELSVSEPPLPPPNHEGTG, from the exons ATGGTGAAGAGAAAGAAGATATCATCTGTTCCCGAAGAGCATGAAAATGG GATGACAGTGAAGCAGGGGGGAGGCAGCGGGGATGAAGGGGTGAAGAAATTGAGCCGAAAGCTTGAAGGTtgcgaggaagaggagagcgGAGAGCAGGGGAGCGAGGATCGTAGTacaaagagagatggagaggaaattCCTAATCCAACACCCACGGGTCCGTCCAGTTCGGCACCGATACTTTCCACCTCTACCCCGAGCCTGCATGCACCTTGCTCAGAGCCACAACCGCAGACCTCGTCCACCTCCGTGCCACAAAGCCAAGACCAGCATCATTTCCTAAGGTCCAGCGTACGACCTCCTAGCAAACGGCTGCGGAAGGATGCCATTGCTGCGGCGACCAATGGTCACAGCGGTGCTAAGGGGAAAG GGGCTGAGAATGGGGCCTCTGTGTCCGTCAGCTGTGCTCAGTCTGGTGTCCCGGTGGGCTCAGCCAGCGGGGCCTCAAAATCGGCCCCTCGGAACCTGGGGCCCTCCGATAAGGAGGAGGCGGGCGGCAGTCAGAAGAAGGTGCGGAGGCAGTGGGAGTCATGGAGCACGGAGGACAAGAACACCTTCTTTGAGGGGCTCTATGAG CACGGTAAGGACTTTGAAGCCATCCAGAACAACATTGCACTAAAGTATAAGAAGAAGGGGAAGCCGGCCAGCATGGTGAAGAACAAAGAACAGGTGCGGCACTTCTACTATCGCACCTGGCACAAGATCTCCAAGTACATTGACTTCAGCAACG TCTACTCCAGAGTGCTGAAGAAGTCCTCGCAGGAGCTCTATGGACTGATCTGCTTCGCGGAGCTGAGGAAGAAGGTCGGCGGCT TAATGGATGACAAGAACGCTGCCAAGCTCAACGAACTCATTCAACACGG GGCCACCACGGTGCGGTCCAAGGGCAGGAACCTGAGGATAAAGGCGCCCATGTGTCGAGCGCTGAAAAAGCTGTGCGATCCTGACG GTGTGAGCGATGAGGAGGACCAGAAGCCCGTGCGCCTGCCCCTCAAAGTGCCCGTGGAACTGCAGCCTCGCAGCAACCACTCCTGGACCAGGGTCCAGAGTTTGGCCCACAACCCTCGGCTCCG CATGGTGGTGGAGCTCCACAGAAAGGTTTCCAGCCTGATCGAATTCCTGAAGCAGAAGTGGACTGTCCAAGACCACCGCATT CGGAAGAGCCTGGAGGAGCAGGAAGCTCTGCAGGGTCAGGAGAAGCCCCGCTGGGGCGAGGAGCGTGAGGAACTCTTCCTGTACCCGGCGGAGAGCAGCACGCTGACGCCCCTGCCTGGCGTGGCCCGCGTCGTGCACTCCAAAGCCTTCTGCACCGTCCACTGGCTGGAGAGCGGGAAGTGCCGCCCCAGCGCCAAGGACCTCCCCCCCGCGGCTCAGATACTGGGCATCCAGGCAGCCCCGCGAGGGCCCGGGAGACAGAGCCGCGCAGGAGGCGGGGAGACGCGGCGAGGGGAGGGGCCGGCGGCGGAAGGGGCGGAAGATGCTGTTGCAGGGGGAGCCGATGATAAAAATAAGAGCTCCTCATCCCCTTCTCAGAACACTCCTCCCGTTCTACCGCCCGCTGTTCCTCCAGGACCGGGACCAGCGGACTCGGATCCCCCCCGACCGGAGGGGCAGAGCGGCTTGGGTGAAGGAGTGGGCCTCAGGGGTTCAGGAGGGGACCTGGCCGTGAGAGACTCGCAAGAGAAGGACCCCGGGCTCCAGGTGAAGGGGGCCCTGTCTACTGAGCACTGCCTCTCGCCTAAAAAAGATCCGCCCACTTCCCTCAGGGCGCTTGGCTCACCCGCTCcctgtggagaggagaggacttCAGGGGTGTACCTGTCTCCGGAGAGACCTACAGCCCCGACAGAGACCCTGCCTCCACACCTACCGGCGGAGGGGTGCACTAAAGAAGACGGGACCCCAGAGCCAGGCGGCCCTGACCCGCCCCGCGGGAGGGCGGGAAGCGGGGCTGCTGGGAAGGAGGAGTCCGGCGGGGGAGCGGCGGCGGGCGGCCGGCCGCCCCAGCAGATCCGGGAGGAAGGCTGGAGCGTGCACAGCGCGGAGAACGTCACCCTGGCCGAGCTCTACCTCATGCTGGGGAAGCCGGGGAAGCTGCAGCTGGAGTACGAGTGGCAGCCCGTGTCCTGGGAGGATGGCCGGCCCCAGCCCTGCCCCCGGCCCCACCCCGCCACCCACCGCGTGCTGCGCTGCCTGCTGAGGCTCGTCTCCTCGGAGGTCAACCCCAAACCG GTTCCAGAGCTGTGCTCCATCGCCACGTCCCCACTGAAGCCTCCCTCGGAAGAGCAGTCCCTCACCCCCCCGGGGAAGACCCTCACGCTGGGGGTGCGCAGTCCCAGCTGTGGCCGGCACCAGGCCTCCCTGCGGGGCGCTAAGCTGCTCTCGCCCAGCGCCGGCTCCTCAG GTGCCCGTAACCTCCCGCGGTCCCTGCTGGTCCCGACAGGGGACGCGGACAGCGGCATCTTCGCCATCCCCACCACGCTGCCCCCCAACAGTCGCCACGGCAAGATGTTCTCCCCAAACAAGGAGGCGGAGCTGGCCTTCCGCCAGCAGCTGGACTCCATCAGT ATGCAGTCGGACATTTTCCTCCCCAAACAGAGGAAGTTTAGAAGTCGTCACCTGCGCAAGCCACTTGTGgtacag AGAACCCTGCTGCCCCGGACCACAGGGGACACCCCTCAGCACGTGTGCTCCTTCTCCATCCTCTCCAACTCTTCTGCTGCAG gcacGGGCTCCTTCCGGCCAATCCAGCCCTCCCTGCCCTCCGCCTCCCGTCCCCTGCTCCCCAAAACCACACTGCTCAGCTCCACCCCTTCCAACCAGCTCTcca GTACGATTGATTTGGCGGCCAAGTCTGCGGGCATCATTCCGGGCAGCCCCTGTCGGGACCTGCAGGGGCCCGCAGTGGAAAGCCCCCTCCTGACCGCGGAGACTGTTAGTGCAGATTCAGGGGGGGACCGTCTCCATCAGGACCCTGTGCCCATCGAATCCACAGAG GTCACACTAAGAAATGGAGTCCCACCCCCATCTCCGTCGGGGGACACCGACTCGCTCCTGTCCCCTCCCAGCGTGGCGTCTCTCTTGGACATCTCGCTCCCGGGCCCTCCAGAGGAGGTGTTGTCCCAGGGCGAACCGGCCACCCACATCAGCGACTCCATCATCGAGCTGGCCATCAACTCCGCCCACTACG GTGACACACCCTCCCTGTCCCCCGCCAAACTGAACGGCATCGACGGCTCCAAGAACCTCCCCTCCCCCGTGAGCAGCCCGCCCAGGAACTGGATTGCCTCGCCCACTCACGACCCTCAGTGGTACCCCAGCGACTCCACCGACTCCTCACTGGGCTGCCTGCTTT CGAGTCTGATCTCCCCGGAGAAGGAGCGGAAGATGCTGCTCACCCCCTCGGGCCCCTCCAGCGGGACGTCC
- the cramp1 gene encoding protein cramped-like isoform X2, which translates to MTVKQGGGSGDEGVKKLSRKLEGCEEEESGEQGSEDRSTKRDGEEIPNPTPTGPSSSAPILSTSTPSLHAPCSEPQPQTSSTSVPQSQDQHHFLRSSVRPPSKRLRKDAIAAATNGHSGAKGKGAENGASVSVSCAQSGVPVGSASGASKSAPRNLGPSDKEEAGGSQKKVRRQWESWSTEDKNTFFEGLYEHGKDFEAIQNNIALKYKKKGKPASMVKNKEQVRHFYYRTWHKISKYIDFSNVYSRVLKKSSQELYGLICFAELRKKVGGLMDDKNAAKLNELIQHGATTVRSKGRNLRIKAPMCRALKKLCDPDGVSDEEDQKPVRLPLKVPVELQPRSNHSWTRVQSLAHNPRLRMVVELHRKVSSLIEFLKQKWTVQDHRIRKSLEEQEALQGQEKPRWGEEREELFLYPAESSTLTPLPGVARVVHSKAFCTVHWLESGKCRPSAKDLPPAAQILGIQAAPRGPGRQSRAGGGETRRGEGPAAEGAEDAVAGGADDKNKSSSSPSQNTPPVLPPAVPPGPGPADSDPPRPEGQSGLGEGVGLRGSGGDLAVRDSQEKDPGLQVKGALSTEHCLSPKKDPPTSLRALGSPAPCGEERTSGVYLSPERPTAPTETLPPHLPAEGCTKEDGTPEPGGPDPPRGRAGSGAAGKEESGGGAAAGGRPPQQIREEGWSVHSAENVTLAELYLMLGKPGKLQLEYEWQPVSWEDGRPQPCPRPHPATHRVLRCLLRLVSSEVNPKPVPELCSIATSPLKPPSEEQSLTPPGKTLTLGVRSPSCGRHQASLRGAKLLSPSAGSSGARNLPRSLLVPTGDADSGIFAIPTTLPPNSRHGKMFSPNKEAELAFRQQLDSISMQSDIFLPKQRKFRSRHLRKPLVVQRTLLPRTTGDTPQHVCSFSILSNSSAAGTGSFRPIQPSLPSASRPLLPKTTLLSSTPSNQLSSTIDLAAKSAGIIPGSPCRDLQGPAVESPLLTAETVSADSGGDRLHQDPVPIESTEVTLRNGVPPPSPSGDTDSLLSPPSVASLLDISLPGPPEEVLSQGEPATHISDSIIELAINSAHYGDTPSLSPAKLNGIDGSKNLPSPVSSPPRNWIASPTHDPQWYPSDSTDSSLGCLLSSLISPEKERKMLLTPSGPSSGTSLLGPSLLDSNSHDSFHSRGLADVGEVDSQLACMMNESSVDYIARFNDLAQELSVSEPPLPPPNHEGTG; encoded by the exons ATGACAGTGAAGCAGGGGGGAGGCAGCGGGGATGAAGGGGTGAAGAAATTGAGCCGAAAGCTTGAAGGTtgcgaggaagaggagagcgGAGAGCAGGGGAGCGAGGATCGTAGTacaaagagagatggagaggaaattCCTAATCCAACACCCACGGGTCCGTCCAGTTCGGCACCGATACTTTCCACCTCTACCCCGAGCCTGCATGCACCTTGCTCAGAGCCACAACCGCAGACCTCGTCCACCTCCGTGCCACAAAGCCAAGACCAGCATCATTTCCTAAGGTCCAGCGTACGACCTCCTAGCAAACGGCTGCGGAAGGATGCCATTGCTGCGGCGACCAATGGTCACAGCGGTGCTAAGGGGAAAG GGGCTGAGAATGGGGCCTCTGTGTCCGTCAGCTGTGCTCAGTCTGGTGTCCCGGTGGGCTCAGCCAGCGGGGCCTCAAAATCGGCCCCTCGGAACCTGGGGCCCTCCGATAAGGAGGAGGCGGGCGGCAGTCAGAAGAAGGTGCGGAGGCAGTGGGAGTCATGGAGCACGGAGGACAAGAACACCTTCTTTGAGGGGCTCTATGAG CACGGTAAGGACTTTGAAGCCATCCAGAACAACATTGCACTAAAGTATAAGAAGAAGGGGAAGCCGGCCAGCATGGTGAAGAACAAAGAACAGGTGCGGCACTTCTACTATCGCACCTGGCACAAGATCTCCAAGTACATTGACTTCAGCAACG TCTACTCCAGAGTGCTGAAGAAGTCCTCGCAGGAGCTCTATGGACTGATCTGCTTCGCGGAGCTGAGGAAGAAGGTCGGCGGCT TAATGGATGACAAGAACGCTGCCAAGCTCAACGAACTCATTCAACACGG GGCCACCACGGTGCGGTCCAAGGGCAGGAACCTGAGGATAAAGGCGCCCATGTGTCGAGCGCTGAAAAAGCTGTGCGATCCTGACG GTGTGAGCGATGAGGAGGACCAGAAGCCCGTGCGCCTGCCCCTCAAAGTGCCCGTGGAACTGCAGCCTCGCAGCAACCACTCCTGGACCAGGGTCCAGAGTTTGGCCCACAACCCTCGGCTCCG CATGGTGGTGGAGCTCCACAGAAAGGTTTCCAGCCTGATCGAATTCCTGAAGCAGAAGTGGACTGTCCAAGACCACCGCATT CGGAAGAGCCTGGAGGAGCAGGAAGCTCTGCAGGGTCAGGAGAAGCCCCGCTGGGGCGAGGAGCGTGAGGAACTCTTCCTGTACCCGGCGGAGAGCAGCACGCTGACGCCCCTGCCTGGCGTGGCCCGCGTCGTGCACTCCAAAGCCTTCTGCACCGTCCACTGGCTGGAGAGCGGGAAGTGCCGCCCCAGCGCCAAGGACCTCCCCCCCGCGGCTCAGATACTGGGCATCCAGGCAGCCCCGCGAGGGCCCGGGAGACAGAGCCGCGCAGGAGGCGGGGAGACGCGGCGAGGGGAGGGGCCGGCGGCGGAAGGGGCGGAAGATGCTGTTGCAGGGGGAGCCGATGATAAAAATAAGAGCTCCTCATCCCCTTCTCAGAACACTCCTCCCGTTCTACCGCCCGCTGTTCCTCCAGGACCGGGACCAGCGGACTCGGATCCCCCCCGACCGGAGGGGCAGAGCGGCTTGGGTGAAGGAGTGGGCCTCAGGGGTTCAGGAGGGGACCTGGCCGTGAGAGACTCGCAAGAGAAGGACCCCGGGCTCCAGGTGAAGGGGGCCCTGTCTACTGAGCACTGCCTCTCGCCTAAAAAAGATCCGCCCACTTCCCTCAGGGCGCTTGGCTCACCCGCTCcctgtggagaggagaggacttCAGGGGTGTACCTGTCTCCGGAGAGACCTACAGCCCCGACAGAGACCCTGCCTCCACACCTACCGGCGGAGGGGTGCACTAAAGAAGACGGGACCCCAGAGCCAGGCGGCCCTGACCCGCCCCGCGGGAGGGCGGGAAGCGGGGCTGCTGGGAAGGAGGAGTCCGGCGGGGGAGCGGCGGCGGGCGGCCGGCCGCCCCAGCAGATCCGGGAGGAAGGCTGGAGCGTGCACAGCGCGGAGAACGTCACCCTGGCCGAGCTCTACCTCATGCTGGGGAAGCCGGGGAAGCTGCAGCTGGAGTACGAGTGGCAGCCCGTGTCCTGGGAGGATGGCCGGCCCCAGCCCTGCCCCCGGCCCCACCCCGCCACCCACCGCGTGCTGCGCTGCCTGCTGAGGCTCGTCTCCTCGGAGGTCAACCCCAAACCG GTTCCAGAGCTGTGCTCCATCGCCACGTCCCCACTGAAGCCTCCCTCGGAAGAGCAGTCCCTCACCCCCCCGGGGAAGACCCTCACGCTGGGGGTGCGCAGTCCCAGCTGTGGCCGGCACCAGGCCTCCCTGCGGGGCGCTAAGCTGCTCTCGCCCAGCGCCGGCTCCTCAG GTGCCCGTAACCTCCCGCGGTCCCTGCTGGTCCCGACAGGGGACGCGGACAGCGGCATCTTCGCCATCCCCACCACGCTGCCCCCCAACAGTCGCCACGGCAAGATGTTCTCCCCAAACAAGGAGGCGGAGCTGGCCTTCCGCCAGCAGCTGGACTCCATCAGT ATGCAGTCGGACATTTTCCTCCCCAAACAGAGGAAGTTTAGAAGTCGTCACCTGCGCAAGCCACTTGTGgtacag AGAACCCTGCTGCCCCGGACCACAGGGGACACCCCTCAGCACGTGTGCTCCTTCTCCATCCTCTCCAACTCTTCTGCTGCAG gcacGGGCTCCTTCCGGCCAATCCAGCCCTCCCTGCCCTCCGCCTCCCGTCCCCTGCTCCCCAAAACCACACTGCTCAGCTCCACCCCTTCCAACCAGCTCTcca GTACGATTGATTTGGCGGCCAAGTCTGCGGGCATCATTCCGGGCAGCCCCTGTCGGGACCTGCAGGGGCCCGCAGTGGAAAGCCCCCTCCTGACCGCGGAGACTGTTAGTGCAGATTCAGGGGGGGACCGTCTCCATCAGGACCCTGTGCCCATCGAATCCACAGAG GTCACACTAAGAAATGGAGTCCCACCCCCATCTCCGTCGGGGGACACCGACTCGCTCCTGTCCCCTCCCAGCGTGGCGTCTCTCTTGGACATCTCGCTCCCGGGCCCTCCAGAGGAGGTGTTGTCCCAGGGCGAACCGGCCACCCACATCAGCGACTCCATCATCGAGCTGGCCATCAACTCCGCCCACTACG GTGACACACCCTCCCTGTCCCCCGCCAAACTGAACGGCATCGACGGCTCCAAGAACCTCCCCTCCCCCGTGAGCAGCCCGCCCAGGAACTGGATTGCCTCGCCCACTCACGACCCTCAGTGGTACCCCAGCGACTCCACCGACTCCTCACTGGGCTGCCTGCTTT CGAGTCTGATCTCCCCGGAGAAGGAGCGGAAGATGCTGCTCACCCCCTCGGGCCCCTCCAGCGGGACGTCC
- the jpt2 gene encoding jupiter microtubule associated homolog 2, translating to MTSTNMYQGLDEDAKPSSRVLRPPGGGSSNLFGGCDEEPSVRRPAKSSNIFASPEEPQECPRRTNPPGGKSSGIFEQPGALAPQQRAVPPGGVSSNIFGPAESNPLAVRSYPSKPKDNIGINATPAPQVPEQTLERQAEKENTSASPVPSQDTSCSVQEKETSPHKPTVEDHEPRLGPRPRSHNKVIQPPGGKSSVVFY from the exons ATGACATCCACGAACATGTATCAGGGACTGGATGAAGATGCTAAACCGAGCTCTAG GGTGCTCAGACCGCCTGGAGGAGGCTCTAGTAACCTGTTCGGTGGCTGTGATGAGGAGCCATCAGTGAGACGGCCGGCTAAGAGCTCCAACATATTTGCGTCTCCAGAGGAGCCCCAGGAATGCCCCAGGAGGACGAATCCGCCGG GAGGGAAAAGCAGTGGGATCTTTGAGCAGCCTGGGGCCCTTGCACCCCAGCAAAGAGCAGTGCCACCTGGCGGAGTGAGCAGCAACATTTTTGGACCTGCAGAGAGCAATCCACTGGCTGTCCGTAGCTATCCCAGTAAACCAAAG GACAACATTGGCATTAATGCTACACCAGCACCTCAAG TTCCGGAGCAGACATTGGAACGTcaagcagagaaagaaaacacttcagcCTCACCAGTACCCAGCCAGGACACCTCCTGTTCTGTGCAGGAGAAAGAAACCTCCCCCCATAAACCCACCGTGGAGGACCATGAGCCCCGTCTGGGACCTAGACCTCGGTCCCACAACAAGGTCATTCAGCCCCCTGGGGGGAAATCAAGTGTGGTCTTCTACTGA